A window of Ictidomys tridecemlineatus isolate mIctTri1 chromosome 15, mIctTri1.hap1, whole genome shotgun sequence contains these coding sequences:
- the Opa3 gene encoding optic atrophy 3 protein isoform X3: MTRNASVITVYHWAEMRTKMRIMGFNAEAVKPLNEGAAAELGAELLGEAIIFVTACGCLLMEYLRQQAQRRRKEAERRAAWNALRDEMGHLALALETLQGQVQATPAKGALEELRQELREVRAQLHADQDRNPDPLPDLLEY; encoded by the exons ATGACAAGAAACGCCTCTGTCATCACAG TGTACCACTGGGCGGAGATGCGGACTAAGATGCGCATCATGGGCTTCAACGCCGAAGCCGTGAAGCCGCTGAACGAGGGGGCAGCGGCCGAGCTGGGCGCGGAGCTGCTGGGCGAGGCCATCATCTTCGTCACGGCCTGCGGCTGCCTGCTGATGGAGTACTTGCGCCAACAGGCGCAGCGGCGCCGCAAGGAAGCCGAGCGGCGCGCCGCGTGGAACGCGTTGCGGGACGAGATGGGCCACCTGGCGCTGGCGCTGGAAACGCTGCAGGGGCAGGTGCAGGCGACGCCGGCGAAGGGCGCCCTGGAGGAGCTGCGGCAAGAACTGCGGGAGGTGCGCGCCCAGCTCCACGCCGACCAGGACCGGAACCCGGACCCACTGCCCGATCTCCTGGAGTACTAG